A genomic window from Candidatus Kouleothrix ribensis includes:
- a CDS encoding DUF4332 domain-containing protein translates to MAFKVRHLVTVKEITDDAPAVQAKQPAARATLVAAPPAAPEQAAPAAPAKAFKPDDLEAIEGIGPKIASILREAGITTFAQLAASEISTLTELLQQANLRLADPGTWPEQAQLAAEGKWDAFKTLQDNLKGGRRE, encoded by the coding sequence ATGGCCTTCAAAGTGCGCCACCTCGTGACGGTCAAAGAAATCACCGATGATGCGCCGGCCGTTCAGGCCAAGCAGCCAGCCGCCCGTGCGACACTGGTGGCCGCACCACCGGCTGCGCCCGAGCAGGCCGCGCCGGCCGCTCCGGCCAAGGCCTTCAAGCCCGACGATCTCGAGGCAATCGAGGGTATCGGCCCCAAGATCGCGAGTATTCTGCGCGAGGCCGGTATCACCACATTCGCGCAGCTGGCGGCCAGCGAGATCAGTACGCTGACCGAATTACTGCAGCAGGCTAATTTGCGCCTGGCCGACCCCGGCACCTGGCCTGAGCAGGCTCAGCTGGCCGCCGAGGGCAAATGGGACGCATTCAAAACCCTGCAAGACAATCTCAAAGGTGGGCGGCGCGAGTAG
- the rpsK gene encoding 30S ribosomal protein S11, with the protein MAKQQAKAGAATATKRQRGKRREKKNVPRGQAHIQSTFNNTIVTITDPSGNVVCWSSAGQNGFKGSRKSTPYAAQITAEIAARKALENGMRSLEVFVKGPGAGREAAIRSLQSNGLQVTAITDVTPIPHNGCRPPKRRRV; encoded by the coding sequence ATGGCGAAGCAACAGGCGAAGGCTGGCGCCGCCACGGCAACCAAGCGGCAGCGCGGCAAGCGGCGCGAGAAGAAGAACGTGCCACGTGGCCAGGCGCACATCCAGAGCACATTCAATAATACGATCGTCACGATCACCGACCCGTCGGGGAATGTTGTTTGCTGGTCGAGCGCTGGCCAGAATGGCTTCAAAGGCTCGCGCAAGAGCACCCCGTATGCCGCGCAGATCACTGCCGAGATCGCGGCGCGCAAGGCGCTTGAGAACGGTATGCGCTCGCTCGAGGTGTTCGTTAAGGGGCCAGGCGCCGGCCGCGAGGCGGCAATTCGCTCGCTCCAGTCGAATGGTCTACAGGTCACTGCGATCACCGACGTGACCCCGATCCCGCACAACGGATGCCGCCCACCCAAGCGCCGGCGGGTGTAA
- the infA gene encoding translation initiation factor IF-1, with translation MTKKKDAIEMEGTITEPLPNAMFRVQLENGHEVLAHISGRMRMNYIRILKGDRVLVELSPYDLTRGRITYRYR, from the coding sequence ATGACGAAGAAGAAGGACGCCATCGAGATGGAGGGAACCATCACCGAACCGCTGCCTAACGCCATGTTTCGCGTGCAGCTGGAGAACGGTCACGAGGTTCTCGCACATATCTCGGGGCGGATGCGAATGAACTATATTCGCATCCTTAAAGGTGATCGGGTGCTAGTCGAGCTATCACCCTATGACCTGACCCGCGGTCGCATAACATACCGCTATCGATAA
- a CDS encoding DNA-directed RNA polymerase subunit alpha, producing MLDIAMPKIEVVQAAENYGRFKIEPLDPGYGHTLGNALRRVLLSSIPGSAITKIKIDSVYHEFSTIGGVKEDVTEIVLNVKGIRLRSYAERPVKVLLTKQGAGIVRASDIDTPSNVELVNPNHYICTLDSDDAHLEIEMTVERGRGYLPADQRDALPIGEIPVDAIFTPVPKVNYVVENTRVQQATDYDRLLIEIWTDGTIKAGDALSHAAQVLVQYCQTISAFNQLSIDTEVAKDAGGLAIPADIYDTPIEELDLSTRTYNCLKRADITKVGQVLEMDEKALLSVRNLGQKSMEEIRDKLIERGYIPSALPAGGATNVGE from the coding sequence ATGCTAGATATCGCCATGCCCAAAATCGAGGTAGTCCAGGCGGCTGAAAACTATGGCCGTTTCAAAATCGAGCCGCTTGATCCGGGCTATGGACATACGTTGGGGAATGCATTACGCCGCGTGCTGTTGTCGTCCATCCCCGGTTCGGCAATCACAAAGATAAAGATAGATAGTGTCTACCACGAATTCTCGACCATTGGCGGCGTCAAAGAAGATGTGACCGAGATCGTCCTAAACGTCAAGGGTATCCGCCTACGCTCGTACGCCGAACGGCCGGTGAAGGTGCTTTTGACCAAACAGGGCGCCGGGATTGTGCGCGCGAGCGATATCGATACGCCAAGCAATGTCGAGCTCGTGAACCCCAATCATTATATCTGCACGCTCGACTCCGACGATGCCCACCTCGAGATCGAGATGACCGTCGAGCGCGGGCGCGGCTACTTGCCCGCCGACCAGCGCGACGCCCTGCCGATTGGCGAGATCCCGGTCGACGCAATTTTCACGCCGGTGCCGAAGGTCAACTATGTCGTCGAGAACACACGTGTGCAGCAGGCCACCGACTACGACCGGCTGCTGATCGAGATCTGGACTGACGGCACGATCAAGGCCGGCGATGCACTGAGCCATGCTGCGCAGGTGCTGGTGCAATACTGCCAGACGATCTCGGCCTTCAATCAGCTATCGATCGACACCGAAGTGGCCAAAGATGCCGGCGGCCTGGCTATTCCGGCCGACATCTACGACACACCGATCGAAGAGCTTGACCTGTCGACACGCACCTATAACTGCCTCAAGCGCGCCGATATCACTAAAGTCGGCCAGGTGCTCGAGATGGACGAGAAGGCGCTGCTGTCGGTGCGCAATCTGGGTCAGAAGTCGATGGAGGAGATCCGCGACAAACTGATCGAGCGCGGGTACATCCCCAGCGCGCTGCCAGCCGGCGGCGCGACAAATGTTGGAGAGTAA
- the secY gene encoding preprotein translocase subunit SecY, with translation MLQSVLRALQLPDLRRRIVFTLLMLLVFRLIAHIPTPNIDPNALATLQQALRDNQLAALLNIFAGGALQNLSVAAMGVYPYITAQIIVQLLTPLIPALEEMSKEGEQGRMRLNRITFWATVPMAYLQAYGQTLTIVRGVAGGQSVFRSEFNIFSNFFPTFTIITAMVAGTMLLVWLGEQIQERGIGNGISMIIFAGIVSRLPSLISQAFTTGSLGDVTTIIGLLAFLVIGLFTIVGIVLVQEGQRRIPVQYAKRVRGNRVYGGQSSHIPLKVNMSGMIPLILAQSIIIFPGTIASYGCPEQVAPEGASFLKQAACFTYQTFSPQYGRGTLIYSLLLFLLVVGFTYFYTMVIFNQQNIPDSLQRNGGFIPGIRPGKRTEEYLTKVVYRITLVGAFFLGLVAILPFLTQQITGVQIGLSATALLIVVGVAIDTMRQLEAQLVMRNYEGFINR, from the coding sequence ATGCTACAATCGGTTTTACGAGCGTTGCAGCTACCGGATCTTCGCCGGCGCATCGTGTTTACCCTGCTGATGCTGCTGGTGTTCCGGCTGATCGCACACATCCCAACGCCCAATATCGACCCGAATGCGCTTGCGACGCTACAACAGGCGCTGCGCGATAATCAGCTCGCGGCGCTGCTGAATATCTTTGCCGGCGGCGCGCTTCAGAATCTGTCGGTTGCGGCTATGGGCGTATACCCATATATTACGGCGCAAATCATTGTGCAGCTGCTCACACCGCTCATCCCTGCGCTTGAAGAGATGTCGAAAGAGGGCGAGCAGGGCCGGATGCGCCTGAACCGGATCACGTTCTGGGCCACCGTACCAATGGCATACCTCCAGGCCTATGGCCAGACACTGACAATTGTGCGGGGCGTGGCCGGCGGCCAGAGTGTATTCCGGTCTGAATTTAATATTTTCAGCAACTTCTTTCCGACCTTCACCATTATCACCGCGATGGTCGCCGGCACCATGCTGCTGGTGTGGTTGGGCGAACAGATTCAAGAGCGCGGCATCGGCAACGGCATCTCGATGATCATCTTCGCGGGCATCGTATCGCGCCTGCCAAGCCTGATCAGCCAGGCATTCACCACCGGCTCGCTCGGCGATGTGACGACGATTATCGGGCTGCTCGCGTTCCTCGTGATCGGCCTGTTCACCATCGTCGGCATTGTGCTGGTGCAAGAGGGCCAGCGGCGTATACCCGTGCAGTATGCCAAACGCGTGCGCGGCAACCGTGTATATGGTGGGCAGAGCAGCCACATCCCGCTCAAGGTCAATATGTCGGGCATGATCCCGCTCATCCTGGCACAGAGCATTATCATCTTCCCAGGCACGATCGCCTCGTATGGCTGCCCCGAGCAAGTCGCGCCCGAGGGGGCCTCGTTCTTGAAGCAGGCAGCATGCTTTACATACCAGACCTTCAGCCCGCAATATGGGCGTGGCACATTGATCTACTCGCTACTGCTGTTCCTGCTCGTGGTTGGGTTCACCTATTTCTACACCATGGTCATCTTCAACCAGCAGAATATTCCCGACTCGCTGCAGCGCAACGGTGGGTTCATCCCAGGCATCCGGCCCGGCAAGCGCACTGAAGAATACCTGACCAAGGTGGTCTATCGGATCACACTGGTTGGCGCGTTCTTCCTCGGGCTGGTAGCGATCCTCCCCTTCCTGACGCAGCAGATCACCGGCGTGCAGATCGGCCTGAGCGCCACGGCGCTGCTGATCGTCGTCGGTGTCGCGATCGACACAATGCGGCAGCTGGAGGCTCAGCTAGTGATGCGTAACTATGAAGGCTTTATCAATCGATAG
- the truA gene encoding tRNA pseudouridine(38-40) synthase TruA has translation MRNIALRIEYDGTDFVGSQWQQNGRSVQGELEGAWEQLAQEQRRVNLAGRTDAGVHARGQAANVRTETQLDLPTIQRGLTAILPDDVAVLAAWEVPLDFHARHTAIRRDYRFLIDNGRVGSPLLRHQAVHISERLNPVAMQAALELLLGTHDFAAFAGAGQTGSTVRTCTIAQCQALEVWGQPMIAIDIAANAFLRHMVRNIVGTLVLVGTGKLRIDDFAAVLAGRDRRKAGRTAPAHGLYLMSVSYP, from the coding sequence ATGCGGAATATTGCGCTGCGGATCGAATACGACGGCACCGACTTTGTCGGATCGCAGTGGCAACAGAATGGGCGCTCGGTTCAAGGCGAGCTCGAGGGCGCGTGGGAACAGCTGGCTCAAGAGCAACGGCGGGTTAACCTGGCCGGGCGTACCGATGCGGGAGTGCATGCGCGTGGGCAGGCCGCCAACGTGCGCACGGAGACACAGCTAGACCTACCGACCATTCAGCGCGGACTCACGGCAATCCTGCCTGATGATGTCGCGGTATTGGCAGCCTGGGAGGTGCCGCTCGATTTCCATGCGCGGCATACAGCCATCCGGCGCGACTATCGCTTTCTGATCGACAATGGCAGGGTTGGGTCGCCACTGCTGCGGCACCAGGCGGTGCATATTAGCGAGCGGCTCAATCCTGTGGCGATGCAGGCGGCGCTGGAGCTACTGCTGGGCACGCACGACTTCGCGGCCTTCGCCGGGGCCGGGCAAACCGGCTCGACGGTGCGCACCTGTACTATCGCGCAGTGCCAGGCGCTCGAGGTGTGGGGGCAACCCATGATCGCGATCGATATTGCAGCCAATGCGTTCCTACGCCACATGGTTCGCAATATCGTTGGCACGCTGGTGCTGGTAGGCACGGGCAAGCTACGAATCGACGACTTCGCGGCAGTGCTGGCCGGCCGCGATCGGCGCAAAGCCGGGCGCACCGCACCGGCCCACGGCCTGTATCTCATGTCAGTGAGTTATCCATAA
- the rpsD gene encoding 30S ribosomal protein S4: MARYRGPVGKISRRLGIGITDKGQRILNKRAFPPGQHGPTARRRQVSDYGLQLMEKQKARYMYGVLERQFQRIFEKAQRYPGETGAYLFILLERRLDNVVYRLGMATTRQQARQLVSHGHITVNGRKTNIPSFTVKVGDVIAVRAESRRLAYFKNLVDSGELNRRNTPDWLRLNAADLAGEVVGMPRREDAEPDINEQLIVEYYSR, encoded by the coding sequence ATGGCACGTTATCGTGGACCAGTAGGGAAAATTAGCCGTCGCCTCGGCATCGGCATTACCGATAAAGGCCAGCGCATCCTGAATAAGCGGGCCTTCCCGCCAGGCCAGCATGGCCCAACCGCGCGGCGACGCCAGGTGTCCGATTATGGCCTGCAGCTGATGGAGAAGCAGAAGGCACGCTACATGTATGGCGTGCTTGAGCGCCAGTTTCAGCGTATCTTCGAGAAGGCCCAGCGTTACCCTGGCGAGACGGGCGCATACCTGTTTATTCTGCTCGAGCGCCGGCTCGATAATGTCGTGTACCGGCTCGGCATGGCCACCACCCGCCAGCAAGCGCGCCAACTGGTGAGCCATGGCCATATCACCGTCAACGGCCGCAAGACGAATATTCCCTCGTTTACGGTGAAAGTTGGCGATGTGATTGCGGTGCGCGCCGAGAGCCGGCGCCTGGCATACTTCAAAAACCTCGTCGATAGCGGCGAGCTTAATCGCCGTAATACGCCCGACTGGTTGCGCCTGAACGCGGCCGACCTGGCCGGCGAGGTGGTGGGTATGCCGCGACGCGAGGATGCTGAACCCGACATCAACGAGCAGCTGATCGTCGAATACTACAGCCGCTAA
- the rplF gene encoding 50S ribosomal protein L6 has protein sequence MSRIGKKPITVPKGVEINVSEGNYVTIKGPKGELEQQLPADVTIAQDGGVLTVTRPSEEQRVRALHGLTRSLLANMVTGVTDGYQRVLEISGVGFRASREGKNLILQVGFSHPIRVTPPEGITFDLVERRSANEPQQVIVRGINKQTVGEEAAKLRELRPPEPYKGYGIRYQGEKVRRKAGKTGKTK, from the coding sequence ATGTCGCGTATTGGGAAAAAACCGATCACCGTCCCGAAGGGCGTTGAGATCAATGTCTCCGAGGGCAATTATGTCACGATTAAGGGGCCTAAGGGTGAGCTCGAACAGCAGCTGCCGGCCGATGTAACGATCGCCCAAGATGGCGGGGTGCTGACGGTCACACGGCCCTCGGAAGAGCAGCGCGTGCGCGCACTGCACGGCCTGACGCGCTCACTCCTGGCAAATATGGTCACCGGCGTTACCGATGGCTACCAGCGTGTGCTCGAGATCAGCGGCGTGGGCTTTCGGGCCTCGCGCGAGGGCAAGAACCTCATCCTCCAGGTCGGGTTCTCACACCCGATCCGCGTGACGCCGCCCGAGGGCATTACCTTCGATCTCGTTGAGCGCCGCAGTGCAAACGAGCCACAGCAGGTGATTGTGCGCGGCATCAACAAGCAGACGGTCGGCGAAGAGGCCGCCAAGCTGCGCGAGCTGCGCCCGCCCGAGCCCTATAAGGGGTATGGCATTCGCTACCAGGGTGAGAAGGTTCGCCGTAAAGCCGGCAAGACCGGTAAGACGAAGTAG
- a CDS encoding inositol monophosphatase yields the protein MDTLDIEEPIGWAREAGAIALGMFNRAVAQRKPDHSWVTEADLTIEKLLVTRIAQRFPTHGIIGEEQTRRTIDHEFLWAIDPLDGTAVFLAGLPTWGVSLGLLRHGRPYLGVIYMPALGDCYWALPGGGAFWNGQPIHVAGPQPFTSDDWLSTPSNSHRRFSIDFIGKTRSLGATIGAFCYTARGSAVGALINTFAIWDVAAGMAILQAAGGTAVALAGAPLDIRAIVDGRNFTAPVLLGAPAHVQALQALIRPRG from the coding sequence ATGGATACACTAGATATCGAGGAACCGATCGGCTGGGCGCGCGAGGCCGGCGCGATTGCGCTAGGCATGTTCAACCGCGCGGTTGCTCAGCGCAAACCCGATCACAGCTGGGTCACCGAGGCCGATCTGACGATCGAAAAGCTGCTGGTGACGCGGATCGCCCAGCGCTTCCCGACCCACGGCATTATTGGTGAAGAGCAGACCCGTCGCACGATCGATCACGAGTTTCTCTGGGCGATCGATCCGCTCGACGGCACGGCTGTGTTTCTGGCCGGGCTACCGACATGGGGCGTGTCGCTGGGGTTGCTGCGGCATGGCCGGCCCTACCTGGGGGTGATTTATATGCCGGCGCTGGGCGATTGCTATTGGGCACTGCCGGGCGGTGGCGCATTCTGGAATGGCCAGCCGATCCACGTGGCCGGGCCGCAGCCATTCACCAGCGACGACTGGCTGTCGACGCCCTCGAACTCGCACCGGCGCTTCTCGATCGACTTCATCGGCAAGACGCGCAGCCTGGGCGCGACGATCGGCGCGTTCTGCTATACCGCGCGCGGTAGCGCAGTTGGCGCGCTGATCAATACGTTCGCGATCTGGGATGTTGCCGCCGGCATGGCGATCTTGCAGGCCGCCGGTGGCACGGCAGTCGCACTTGCGGGCGCCCCGCTCGACATCCGCGCGATCGTGGATGGCCGTAATTTCACCGCGCCGGTGTTACTGGGGGCGCCAGCGCATGTTCAGGCGCTCCAGGCGCTCATCCGGCCGCGCGGCTAG
- the rpsM gene encoding 30S ribosomal protein S13, giving the protein MARIAGVDIPRNKKIEVSITYIYGIGRSNGVDILKKANVNPTTRVRDLTEEEVGRIREVVDREYRVEGDLRREIQLNIKRLMDIACYRGLRHRKGMPVRGQRTRTNARTRRGRKGQAIGIKKKTLKK; this is encoded by the coding sequence ATGGCTCGTATCGCCGGGGTCGACATCCCGCGGAACAAGAAGATCGAGGTCTCGATTACCTATATCTATGGTATCGGCCGATCAAATGGTGTAGATATCCTCAAGAAGGCCAACGTGAACCCAACCACGCGGGTGCGCGACCTGACCGAGGAAGAGGTTGGGCGCATTCGCGAGGTTGTTGACCGTGAATATCGCGTCGAGGGCGACCTGCGCCGCGAGATTCAGCTGAACATCAAGCGGCTCATGGATATTGCCTGCTACCGCGGGCTGCGTCACCGCAAAGGTATGCCTGTGCGCGGCCAGCGCACACGCACCAACGCGCGCACGCGCCGCGGGCGCAAGGGCCAGGCGATCGGCATCAAAAAGAAGACCCTGAAGAAGTAG
- a CDS encoding adenylate kinase, translated as MDVILLGAPGAGKGTQAQYLEQHTGLMHVASGDLFRAALRQGTELGMLAKSYMDRGELVPDELVIRMIIERISQPDCASGVIFDGFPRTRDQALALGNELVEYGRTIDYVLYLRVPDDVLLRRIAGRQTCKTCGYIYNIYYFPSKRPDVCDHCGGKLYQRSDDTIETARHRLQVYFAQTRPLIEYYRDQGNLIEIDGQREISIVTEAMSSALGLSS; from the coding sequence ATGGATGTCATTCTTCTCGGTGCTCCCGGCGCCGGCAAGGGCACGCAAGCACAATACCTCGAACAGCATACTGGGCTTATGCATGTTGCCAGTGGCGATCTGTTCCGCGCTGCTCTACGGCAAGGTACCGAGCTAGGTATGTTAGCAAAATCATATATGGATCGGGGCGAACTGGTGCCCGACGAGCTGGTGATCCGCATGATCATTGAGCGCATCAGCCAGCCCGACTGCGCGAGCGGCGTCATATTCGACGGCTTCCCACGCACGCGCGACCAAGCGCTCGCGCTCGGCAACGAGCTGGTCGAATACGGGCGCACGATCGATTATGTGTTATACTTGCGCGTGCCCGACGACGTGCTGCTGCGGCGCATCGCTGGGCGGCAAACTTGCAAAACATGCGGGTATATTTATAATATATACTATTTCCCATCGAAACGGCCGGATGTCTGCGACCATTGCGGCGGGAAGCTCTACCAGCGCAGCGACGATACGATCGAAACTGCGCGGCACCGTTTGCAAGTGTACTTTGCCCAGACGCGGCCGCTGATTGAATACTATCGCGATCAAGGCAACCTGATCGAAATCGACGGGCAGCGCGAGATCTCGATAGTCACCGAGGCGATGTCGTCGGCATTGGGCCTGAGTAGCTGA
- the rplM gene encoding 50S ribosomal protein L13 has protein sequence MKTYSQKASEVQRDWYVVDATDQTLGRLATQIATLLRGKHKPTFSPNIDGGDFVVVVNAEKVHVTGRKADQKMYYRHSGYPGGFKAIPYRRMMNSHPDRILRFAVKGMLPKTRLGRQQIVKLKIYAGPTHPHAAQQPKAYEPRPRG, from the coding sequence ATGAAGACCTATTCGCAAAAAGCGTCGGAGGTTCAGCGCGACTGGTATGTGGTTGACGCGACCGATCAGACGCTGGGGCGGCTGGCGACGCAGATCGCCACGCTGCTGCGCGGCAAGCATAAGCCGACATTCAGCCCGAATATCGATGGCGGCGACTTCGTCGTAGTGGTAAATGCCGAAAAAGTCCATGTGACCGGCCGCAAAGCCGATCAGAAGATGTATTACCGCCACTCGGGGTACCCTGGTGGCTTCAAGGCCATCCCCTACCGGCGGATGATGAACAGCCATCCCGACCGCATTCTGCGCTTTGCGGTCAAAGGTATGCTGCCGAAGACCCGGCTCGGTCGCCAGCAGATCGTGAAGCTGAAGATCTATGCCGGGCCGACGCATCCGCATGCGGCCCAGCAGCCCAAGGCGTACGAGCCGCGGCCGCGCGGGTAG
- the rpmJ gene encoding 50S ribosomal protein L36 — MKVHASVKPRCEYCRVIKRKGVIRVICSRQPRHKQRQG, encoded by the coding sequence ATGAAAGTCCATGCGTCGGTCAAGCCACGCTGCGAATACTGTCGCGTCATCAAGCGCAAAGGCGTCATCCGCGTGATTTGCAGCCGCCAGCCGCGCCACAAGCAGCGGCAAGGGTAA
- the rplQ gene encoding 50S ribosomal protein L17, which yields MRHQKAGRKLGRSAEHRKALIRNLMIELIEHRKIQTTSAKAKTVQPAIENLLALAREDTPQARKVALSRLSSKQAMRSLFAFAPEQYAGRNGGFTRITKLGPRLGDAAEMVLLELL from the coding sequence ATGCGACACCAAAAAGCCGGGCGTAAGCTAGGCCGTTCGGCCGAGCACCGCAAGGCGCTGATTCGGAACCTGATGATCGAACTGATCGAGCATCGCAAGATCCAGACGACATCGGCAAAGGCCAAGACTGTACAGCCCGCGATCGAGAATCTGCTGGCGTTGGCGCGCGAAGACACGCCGCAGGCCCGCAAGGTCGCGCTATCGCGGCTTTCGAGCAAGCAGGCAATGCGCTCGCTGTTCGCCTTCGCACCCGAGCAATATGCCGGCCGCAACGGTGGTTTCACGCGGATCACCAAACTTGGGCCACGCCTGGGCGACGCCGCCGAGATGGTGCTGCTCGAACTGCTATAG
- the rplO gene encoding 50S ribosomal protein L15, translating to MKLHDLKPAPGSHRERKRVGRGPGSGKGKTAGKGMMGQKARSGPGPYRTFEGGQNRMVRRMPYLRGFKNLWRVEYQVLNIGDLNELPAEHELTIEDLVASGAINKNKPLKILGEGELNVKLTVHAHKFSSSARTKIEAAGGSVVEVPWEVETRSRSAGPNPAMRNRK from the coding sequence ATGAAGTTGCACGATCTCAAGCCAGCCCCCGGCTCGCACCGCGAGCGCAAGCGCGTTGGTCGCGGCCCCGGTTCGGGCAAAGGCAAGACTGCCGGCAAAGGTATGATGGGCCAGAAAGCGCGCTCGGGGCCTGGGCCTTACCGCACCTTTGAAGGCGGGCAGAACCGCATGGTGCGCCGTATGCCGTACCTACGTGGGTTCAAGAACCTGTGGCGCGTCGAATATCAGGTGCTCAACATTGGCGACCTGAACGAACTGCCGGCCGAGCACGAGCTGACGATCGAGGATCTGGTTGCATCGGGCGCGATCAACAAGAACAAGCCGCTGAAGATCCTGGGCGAGGGTGAGCTGAACGTCAAGCTGACGGTGCATGCGCACAAGTTCAGCAGCAGCGCGCGCACCAAGATCGAAGCTGCCGGCGGCAGCGTGGTCGAAGTGCCCTGGGAAGTCGAAACCCGCAGTCGTAGCGCCGGCCCGAACCCGGCCATGCGTAACCGCAAGTAA
- the rpsI gene encoding 30S ribosomal protein S9, whose protein sequence is MTEKRYYQGTGRRKTAIARVRLFPGNGEFVVNGKNITEYFGQRDLFERELVRPLELTGNTTSFNVLAKVRGGGVAGQVTAVRHGIARALLDLNAELRPTLKKAGLLTRDPRMKERKKPGLKRARKRPQYTKR, encoded by the coding sequence ATGACTGAGAAACGCTACTATCAGGGTACCGGGCGGCGCAAGACTGCGATTGCGCGCGTGCGGCTGTTTCCCGGCAACGGCGAATTTGTGGTTAATGGTAAGAATATCACCGAGTACTTCGGCCAGCGCGACCTGTTCGAGCGTGAGCTGGTGCGGCCGCTCGAACTGACCGGCAATACCACGTCGTTCAACGTGCTGGCGAAGGTGCGCGGCGGCGGCGTAGCCGGGCAGGTAACGGCGGTACGCCACGGCATCGCACGCGCGCTGCTCGATCTGAACGCGGAGCTGCGCCCGACATTGAAAAAAGCCGGGCTACTGACCCGCGACCCACGCATGAAAGAGCGTAAAAAGCCCGGCCTCAAGCGTGCGCGCAAGCGGCCTCAGTACACAAAGCGCTAG
- the rpsE gene encoding 30S ribosomal protein S5: MAQKRINADDLELEERVVQINRVSKVVKGGRRFSFSTVVVVGDGKGHVGVGMGKAGEVPEAIRKGVEAAKKNVIRVSLSNTTIPHDIETEFSSARVRLIPAAPGTGVIAGRGVRPVIEAAGIKDILSKSYGSNNPVNVVKAAFKALSELTSLEEQARMRGLTPHDLHQRRVRAKAEAQEAS, from the coding sequence GTGGCACAGAAACGCATCAACGCAGACGATCTCGAGCTTGAAGAGCGCGTTGTACAGATCAATCGTGTGTCGAAGGTGGTTAAAGGCGGCCGCCGCTTCAGCTTCAGCACGGTTGTGGTAGTTGGCGACGGCAAGGGCCACGTTGGCGTGGGTATGGGTAAGGCCGGTGAGGTGCCCGAGGCGATCCGCAAGGGCGTCGAGGCAGCCAAGAAAAACGTCATTCGCGTCTCGCTGAGCAATACCACCATTCCGCACGATATTGAGACCGAGTTTTCGTCGGCACGAGTCCGGCTCATCCCGGCCGCACCCGGCACCGGCGTAATCGCTGGCCGTGGCGTGCGCCCGGTGATCGAGGCCGCTGGCATCAAAGATATTTTGTCGAAGAGCTATGGCAGCAACAACCCGGTGAATGTGGTCAAGGCTGCATTCAAGGCGCTGAGCGAGCTGACCTCGCTGGAAGAGCAAGCACGTATGCGCGGGCTAACGCCGCACGACCTGCATCAGCGGCGGGTGCGGGCTAAAGCCGAGGCGCAGGAGGCTTCCTGA
- a CDS encoding 50S ribosomal protein L18, with protein MPGRSPRELRIRRHLRVRKRVAGTAERPRLSVFRSNIHIYAQVIDDSVSRTVVSASTKDSVLSATLVGKTKTERAKAVGQLIAERAKAAGIDKVVFDRGGFKYHGRIQALADAAREAGLSF; from the coding sequence ATGCCAGGACGTTCACCACGCGAGCTGCGAATCAGGCGCCACCTACGGGTGCGCAAGCGGGTTGCCGGCACGGCCGAGCGCCCACGACTCAGCGTTTTTCGCAGCAATATCCATATCTACGCCCAGGTAATCGACGACAGCGTGAGCCGTACTGTCGTCTCGGCGTCGACCAAAGACTCGGTGCTCAGCGCCACGTTGGTTGGCAAGACCAAAACTGAGCGCGCCAAAGCGGTGGGCCAGCTGATCGCCGAGCGAGCCAAGGCCGCCGGCATCGATAAGGTCGTCTTCGACCGCGGTGGCTTCAAGTATCACGGGCGTATTCAGGCCCTGGCGGATGCGGCGCGTGAGGCTGGACTGAGTTTCTGA